The window CGGGCGTCCCGCCCGCGTCCGCACCGAGCACGACCCGCGCCTCGTGCTCGTTGACGATCAACGGGTCGCAGGCCGCGAGGACCTTCTCGGGCAACTCCCGCGGCGGCGAGGGGTTCAGTACGAACCGGGTGCCGGGCGGCAGGCCCTGTACGACCTCCCCGACCGTCTCCAGGGGAATCTCCAACTGGGCCGAGACGACCCGGGAGGCGGCCAGGAGGGGCGCGGCCGTGCGGACGTCCTCGGGGGTCAGGCGGCCGTTCGCGCCGGGCGACACGACGATGCTGTTGTCCCCGGACGGATCCACCGTGATGAGCGCGACCCCGGTGGGCGCGCCGCCGACGAGGACACCGGACGTGTCGACCCCGGCCGCCCGCTGCGAGTCGAGCAGCAGCCGGCCGTGCGCGTCGTCCCCGACCCGGGCCAGCAACGCCGTACGCGCTCCGAGACGGGCGGCGGCGACCGCCTGGTTGGCGCCCTTGCCGCCCGGGTGGAGCGCCAGGTCGGAGCCGAGCACGGTCTCCCCGGCACCCGGCCGGCGCTCGACACCGATGACCAGGTCGGCGTTGGCCGACCCCACGACCAGCAGGTCGTAGTCGAACATGAACTGTCTCCCTGTAAAGGTGAGTTGAGGACGGGTGGACGGCGGCTGCCGTCCACCCGCCCCGCGACGTCGGTCGGGGTCAGCCGGTGAACCCGGCCACGTTCTTCGCCGTGACCACCTTCACCGGGACCTTCACCGTCTGCTCGACCTCCTTGCCGTCGGCGGCCCGCAGCGCGTTCTCCACCGCGATCCTCCCGAGCTCCTTCGGCTGTTGTGCCACGGAGGCGTACATCGTGCCCTCCTTGACGGCCTTCAGCCCGTCGGGCGTGCCGTCGAAACCGATGACCTGCACCGACTTACCGGCCTTGGAGCCCAGCGCCTTGATCGCGCCGAGCGCCATCTCGTCGTTCTCGGCGAAGACGCCCTGGACGTCCGGGTGGGCCTGGAGCAGGTTCGTCATCACGTCCAGCCCCTTCGTGCGGTCGAAGTCGGCGGGCTGCTCGGCGACCACGTCGATCCCCGGGTAGGCCTTCAGGCCCTCCTCGAAGCCCGCGCCCCGCTCACGGCTCGCGGACGTGCCCGCCAGACCCTGCAAGATCACGATCTTGCCCTTGCCGCCCAGCTTCTCCGCCAGCGCCTTGGCACCCAGCCTGCCGCCCTCGACGTTGTCGGAGGCCACGAGCGCGGCGGTCTTCGCCTTGTTGACGCCCCGGTCGACGCCGACCACGGGAATGTCGGCCTTGTTCGCGGACCGCACCGACGGGCCCGCCGCGTCCGAGTCCACCGGGTTGACGACGATCGAGTCG of the Streptomyces aurantiacus genome contains:
- a CDS encoding ribokinase, yielding MFDYDLLVVGSANADLVIGVERRPGAGETVLGSDLALHPGGKGANQAVAAARLGARTALLARVGDDAHGRLLLDSQRAAGVDTSGVLVGGAPTGVALITVDPSGDNSIVVSPGANGRLTPEDVRTAAPLLAASRVVSAQLEIPLETVGEVVQGLPPGTRFVLNPSPPRELPEKVLAACDPLIVNEHEARVVLGADAGGTPEQWAEALLALGPRSVVVTLGEEGALVADASGTARVPSVRVAAVDTTGAGDSFTAALAWRLGAGESLAEAAAYAARVGAVAVTREGAQASFPTAEEVAAL